The region CACCCTTATCGGAGATTGTAGAGGCGTTTGAGGAGCTAGCAAAATCTCTGAATTCTCGGAGGATCAGAAATTCAGACAACGGAGCTGGAGGAGAGCTTAGATTGGATGCGTTCTCTAAAACATGCTCTTTGGTCTCTGTTCTTTTCAGCTGCCTCGGTCTTGCCTTTCGATTCGCCGAGTCCGAGTACGTTGCCAAGGTTCTTCCATTCTCCTTCATTTCTCTCCTCAAATCTtccgtttcttttcttttttcctttattttttaaaaacatttgctttatttactctcttttttttgcctGACACTTGATGCATACATTCAGGTGCGTGATCTTGTGGAAGCATCGAAGGAGTATAACACTTTACAAACTATACTCGATCTAGATGTTGCAAATGGCACAGTAAGAACATCAGGCAGTCATTCACGTAATTTACGTCGAGTCAGGCAGGGTCTTGACCTTATCAGGGCTTTGTTTGAACAGTTTCTGTCTACAAAGTACGTCCATCccctttcaatttttcttttccctttcctttttttcaacATCCATAGCATGTTTTTCTGGTAAAATGGATTAGTTATTTTGCGTTAATGCTTTATGCAATGGATTGAATCGCATTTCATGTGTCAGCAGTTTAATATTTCCTAAGGCTCTGCGTTAGTGCATTCTAACATTTAGGTTGTTACTTTTATAGTGATTACTCTTTAAGAGAAGCAGCAACAACAGCTTATTCACAAGTTTGTGCACCATACCATACATGGGCTATCAGGACAGCGGTTTATGCTGGCATGTATACTCTCCCAACTAGGGACCAACTTCTACTGAATCTCAATGAAACTGGTGAGTACATTTTAATTATCGTAAACCTTTGTATAGGCTAGGAACTATAAGGGATATGATTGCGGTGAtggtttaattagaaatatgaaCCTTGAGGTTCCTTAAAATCTCTAAAATCTTAACATCGGGCAACATTTTCTTAAGGAAGGAAGGAAGTTTATGGACTAAATTTCGTGAACTTCTGTCTGTTTGAAAACCAATGGGAATAGGGAATAAAGTAAGCTGTAGTCAGAATGTCTGTTTCCATGAATGTAGAGCAACGCATCCAATACAGGAAAGAGAAAGAGGGCAGTATCTAAATTTATATGTTATGCAACCCCTAAATTTTCTGTAAAATCTCATTTACTCGTAAAAGAGAGAGATTGGTTGTTTACTAAAAGTGCAGTTTCTCTTTCGACTAATTCAATCAACTTGGTTACCATTTATGACTGTTGAATgcgtataaatttgtatggagaACTGGAGAAGAGAGGAAGTATTTTTACTCTTCGGCTAGTCTCACTAAATAGATCCCATGGACTCAAGAATTGTTGGCATCTTAGTTTTCAGTTCACTAAATGGACAggtaaaattttttaaagcaatcaatcaaaaaaaaaaaattatatgccaCCGAGTCGGAGAAGTTCGCATCGCGGTGCCCTTTTATGCTAAATGGcattcttctattttcttcacAAATGAGCTTTTTAATTGTAGCTTCAATTGAAAACATGTTACCACGGAGATcggttgaattcaaatttagCCTCCATGGGGAGATCTAACTTCTGTTGTAATTTTGATGCAGAACATTCAGCAGAGAAGAACATGAGAAGGTATATCAATGCCTCACTTCCAGTCATCGAGTATATTGATAGGCTTTACATTTCCAGGAATATCCGCTTGGACTGGTAATTTTGACCTGTTACGGGAATGTCACCTAATGCAAGGGTTTTCTGACATGGCTGCATTCCTATGCCGGCTATTTTGAGTCAGTCGTTCTGACTTACTCAGGCAGTTGCTAAGCATTCTCCGGTTGACAGCAGCTGTAGtcgatatctattttttaatggaGAAAGAACATCACATGATTTGTAAATAAATAGCTGTCtcgaaacaataattttatgtgCCGGGCAATGCGATGGCCAGTGCAACACAATCGTATTGTTGACGGAATGTCTGTTGGTTATTAATCACCAACAAAATCATATGATTATGTAATATCATAGTTAGCAATAGATCAAACACTACTGAATCCTTCAGCAATATGTTAGATTGTCTGGTGGCTTAACCTTGAACCACCATAAAATCGAGGGAAGGCTTTGTTAAGGATGTTAAGGACATAGTCGTAGGGAAGGCTTTGTCTTCGCTTGCGTTGTCTGGTGAATCAGAAAAGCTCAATGCAAATGACCTCTTGACTGGGATTCAGAACGTAGCAAATGACTTCTTTAAGTTTCTGTCCAAGAGATGTAGTTCTGGTAGTGAATGTGAATCTTTTTTTCTCGAACGGACGAAATCTAGTAGTTCTGAAAGTCGTATATCATGAAAACTTATAATCCAAATAGCATGCATAGGCTACTTGTGGAACCAACCTCTGAATCACATTCAGGTTTTACCGTTTCTTTTTTCCAATTGTTGTTGTGGGGGAAAATGCTTAATTGTCTTGAGTATGCCTCATAACCAATCTAAAAGAACAAATTAACTCAGGATACCCACAGTTTATCCAAATTTATACCTCAAAAGATCGATGCAAATGCTACGTTTGTGGCAAAACATCACCCTGGCTTCTGTCAAAAACTTTCAACTAGCTTgttattttcatctttaaaattATACTCAACAGTATTTGTAATGAAATGCGTAGAAAATCACGACAAAAGGAAACTAAGGCACTGCAAAACCATCTTCCAGTGCCCAGTGTTCTGCTCAATAGACATGCCATCATCTCATCGAAGACCAAAGCATATGCCATCATCTCATCGAAGACCAAAGCATTGAAGCCAAAATCAACAGCattctttctataaaaattcaTCACAGCATTTATAATGTCAGGCTCTCTGGGTTCTCCACAATCCTAGCAAAGGTCTTAAGGAAGGCAGCCAAGTCAGCACCATAGACGATTCGGTGATCGGCTGTCACATTCACCTGAAGAGAACCAAATAATTTAGTTGGAGTATCCTACAGAATCATTTGCTAGGAAGGAAATCTGAAAGGCACTTCCACTAAAATCCATGGAGCTCTATTGTGTTTGATGTTTGACTTCATCTAACAACCAAATAGCAATATATTTCGATTTTCAAGAATATCAAATAACATATAACCTACAAAGGGAAAGCAAAGGGACCTAACACATGGCAATCTCATCAGAAATAAGATATAATAATCTATAACGGAGGATAGGTGCCAGGGACCATAAATAATCAGAGCAACATCAAAGCAGGGCTTTGTTCCCCTCCAGAGAGCAGAGATTCACTTATATGACTTTTCCCTTGatatgcccccccccccccttaaAGAAGATCGAATGACTTGCAAGAACAAACAGCTATTTATTGATAAGCATGATGTGAAGCTATTACCTTGATTACAAGATGATAGAAAGCAAACTTAGTAAAAGGCTTAGAACACTTTGCTTGCCTTTCAAGTTAAAATCTAGTCGAAATATCATTTTCCAGTGACTATTGTTTCAATTAGCAACTGGTGAGTTTTTTCAAGAACAGTAttccaagaaaaagaaacattatGATCGCTATTCATGTAAATTGCTTCCTATGcctataatttcaaaattaattctattttgCATACTCTGATGATATAGTCACAAAATAATTTCAAGGAGACAAGAAGGCCAACCGTTTGAACATGTGACAACCATACAGGTATTGCATAATCCCCAATGAAGATTGAAACTAAATAATTATGAAACAAGGGTCACTTAAAATCATTTAACTAACCCAATGCCCCTGCTCCTCTGTGCACAAACTCAGACAGACCCCATGGGAAAATAGATATATCGACCACAAAAAAGAAGATTGAGAAACTTTCCAATGCACTTTGAGTGGAAAAAAGTGGATTCCTTCTTGTAAGATAATTCAAAGatgtaagaaaaatattctGCTGTGATCTACAATTTTGTCATCCGTTTGTTTATTTTCAGACAGAAACTTATAAGAGAATGGAAATCGCACTCACcagcattttatttttaacgcTGAAGAATCCATCTTTATCAGCCAACACAGCTGGTTTTGATGCTCCAACAGCCATGATAGCCCCCTGAACATTGTTTCCAATTTTTTAGcaaatctctaaaaaaatcaGGAGGGAGTTCCCCAACTAACAGAAATAAAAAGCCTATCTATCACCACTCACGTGGCCTGGAGGAAGGATGGCATCAAATCTGTCTACTCCAAACATTCCTAAATTGGATACAGTGAAAGTCCCTGCGTACATACAGAGTTAGAATTATTGCTCCAAAAAGATTTTTAACCCGGATTCAAGCCCTTAATAAGGTAAGGAGAGACACAGACACGGAGAAATAACTCTTA is a window of Populus nigra chromosome 10, ddPopNigr1.1, whole genome shotgun sequence DNA encoding:
- the LOC133705582 gene encoding ACD11 homolog protein, with the translated sequence MMPPPPRSSTTLYSQQQHEAQDDFVVEEEATEANMTTTTKTRAKTPLSEIVEAFEELAKSLNSRRIRNSDNGAGGELRLDAFSKTCSLVSVLFSCLGLAFRFAESEYVAKVRDLVEASKEYNTLQTILDLDVANGTVRTSGSHSRNLRRVRQGLDLIRALFEQFLSTNDYSLREAATTAYSQVCAPYHTWAIRTAVYAGMYTLPTRDQLLLNLNETEHSAEKNMRRYINASLPVIEYIDRLYISRNIRLDW